A window of Syngnathus acus chromosome 17, fSynAcu1.2, whole genome shotgun sequence genomic DNA:
TGTACTctaaacagattttttttttcttttgattgaaCTCTTGCGTTCAAAAGTTAAATGAGCCACAGATACTTGCAATTATCATGACATATTATGCTTGGACTACACAGTTATTACCCAATGCcaactaaaagaaaaataaatggtaaTAATAAGCACTTATAGAAAGTAGAAAGCTCTCCAACAGGATAGAGAAGCATTTAGGTTCTCCCTGCAGAGTAGCTGCATACGGAAATTGAACGTGCATATCGAATTTCAATTACAGCGAAAAGCAGGTTGGAATGCTAATGTTGTTCTCAGTGTCGCCGTAAAATCAACACTGCAGCTTAGGCGCTTTGTCTTAAGGTTGACTTACTaaacttgtgtttttctttctccacgTTTGTCGGCTTTCATCtgcttcattattttatttacggagaatataaaaagtctacacacccctgttcaaatgacaATTTTTGTGACATAACAAATcaaaaagaataaatcaattaaaataaaagaaattataATGACCCAACACACTTAAAGTGGCCGATTTAACCTAAAtcaagtttgtttgttctaGTCAACTTTtcttgacatttattttttactatgAGAAGCCTCGAGGATTTTTGCTGGCACTGCCTGCTGTTTCAAACTGTTCATAATTTATGACGGTTTTTCCAAGAGCCCACAACAACCCCGAAGCATGAACAAGGCACTACCATGCTTCACTTAAGTCATGTTTGTGCCAAACATCCTTTagcaaaaaaagttcaaacttTGCTTCTTTGGACCGTAAcataatattttttgaaatgaatcatctttttttcctctgcaaaaaatgtttaacagGGGTGTGTTGACTTTTATGTCCACTGAATGCTCAtgtttgtgtatttctttGCCTCGTTTTCTAGGGCTGAGACCGAGAGAGGCCTCAACAGAAAACACATCATTGAAGGTGACAGATGTTCTCTCTTGATTTGTCCTTCACGACACCCCATTACTCCGATCCCCGTTGGCCTTTcctgattttcttctttttctctgcCTAACTCACCTCATCTGTCTTTCTGTACACTTTTGCAAGTTCCAACCTCCCTGATGTCTGTCCTGTCTGTTCCGAGGTATTTATAGGAAACAATGACTGCATCCTGCAGTCTGCAACAGCTGTCTAAGTGAGAACAGTGTGATGAAGCGATAAAttgattattaattaattaggGGAATTTAATGGCATCTGCCGTTCAATTTGTGGGGGaagtgcattttttaattttaaatgattACGATTAGTTTGTAAATAGTTAATAGGACATGAATAGATATTACATATATTCTTGTAATCTTGCCTTGTTGTGAGTTTGAAATTCGGACATactagagaaaaaaatatgggcaaatttgaaatgtgtgCAAAAACCTTTCTCAGAAAGTTACTTGGCactctgatttgaaaaatatagtaaaaatGCCAGTCTCAGTATGTATCTACAAATGCAAATCTGCTGATACATTGCTTTTattgggccacataaaatgtgtGCAGGTGAAAAATGAAGTCTCATGCTAAGTGGAGGCATTTTCTATTCAATACATCTGACACAACTTCAGGATGTGATGGACTATTTTGTTCCCCTGGTACTCATTAACCCATGATTGCAATGTTTTCAACTTCACTTTCACATACATTCCCAATCCTCCTCCTAACATGCCTTCCAGCCCACTGCGCATTGCACCTCTCGCAGTGACTCAGCTCTGACTCCCGTGATTAGCATTCACAGCAGCTACTCCAACTTTCTCCTTCAAACAAGTGAGAGTTTCTGTGTACGAAGCACGGAGGACATTCAAGCGGCGTTGTTGAGGGTATCTTGGGGTAGATATGCCAGTGACAGTCTGAAACATAATCTTAAAGCAGCAAAGACCCCAAGGAACATGTTCATTAGGATATTATGCAGAGGTGCAAAAATGATACTATTTATAGTCACTGAGGAGATTTAGGGGTGGGcgagaaatattttcttcctgGGAGGAGGgcataacagaaaataattgacaagTATTGGTACGGACCTCCTAAATTTGAATGCTTCTTTATTTATCGGGAAATATTGTCTTAGAAAATTTATATTATATgtttagctgtttttttttttaaatacttttttggctCTGGtgaataatatttatttatgtatttttaattgatttatttaaaaaaaaattcctttattggataattttttatttatttattttaccagGGGGCCACTCAATGTGTGGTCGGGAGCCACAAACAGCCCCCGGGCCGCATGTTGACCAGCCCAGTTTTGCCCTGTGACTCAATGCTTTTAATGAATAGCACAAATGAGCAGTGCTCGAAGTCTTTCTTGGCATTTTCTCTGAAATTTAGCCCAGAGGAGACAATGATTCCTTGACTAGGTCATCTTCtcaaaagacacttttgtgGAATTCAAATCTATTATTCATAGGAGACACCAGAATCTTTGTTGTTCAACATCGTGGTCCAAAAATAGCCTCCCCATCACAGCTACTTAAAATAATCTACAAAACAGAGGATGGTGCTCACTGTGATGGTGCAGGCTCAGATTAGGATTCATGTTTTGGGTGTTTTAGATTTGCGGAATGTACAATGGAGAGTGACGGTGAAATCTCCATTGGGATTAGTGGCTGCCAAGGAAGCCTGCGGCTCTAATCTGCCTCGCACGCTCAAACGGTGGAAACCGCAGATGCCGTTCGCCGTGACTATCTATTAATTTACTGCCCTCATTTGTGACAGCTTTTCATCTTCCATCTGTTCTTGTTTGCGTGTGAAATGGGACATACGTTGAATAGTCTCCTGACATCTTCTATAGTCTGCTTTATTTAGGAATAAGGAATATTAGTGAGCCCTTTATTTGAACAattactgattttttttccatacatAGAGTCTAAAATTTTTGGGTCATCCAAATTTTGCTGTTTCCATCAAAACACCGTTTTATACAAATATTATTTGTATGAAGTTTTCCACATACAAATTGTTGAATTTactcaatttcattttgtcaagtggttgcagaaaataaaatcatctggaCGCAGATACAATTTATGAGTAAATTcaattgtttactttttatgttttatgtcaAATATCGTATTTGTATTAAACTGTGTTTTGATGGAAACggcaacatttaggtgacccCAAAATTTTAGTTCTAGTTGTATGTATATGAAAATGTATCTTCACTACGTCTGTGTTCTCACTCCAGGTTTAAAAGGCTCTCTTCAGAGGATGCAACTAGAGTACGTGGATGTGGTTTTTGCCAACCGACCAGACAACAACACCCCCATGGAGGGTAAGTGCTTGCTGGGTTGGAGTGAGTTCAGTCGGCAGTTGGTCGAGGCTCAGGGCGGGGACAATGCGCATTGTCCTGCAACTTGAGAAGGCGAGAAAATAGTAGAAGAGCCTCACCAGATCTGTGGCCTGACAGGATTAGCATTTGAGTGGCACATAGCTATCTCTGTCACACATCCACGCATCTCCACTAATCGGACAAGTTCGCTTCGACTCTCGTCCTCTATTTTTGCCCACGGGTGTCACTCTCTTTCTGTCTCGGTGGGATCAGCACTTTCCACAGGGTCTCCGAGCCCTCCCTGTTCTTCAGAAGCAGGATTATCTGGTCCCCTTGGGGGAAGCTGGTGTATTTTTGGGTCAGACTCTCAAGTGTTGTATTCCTCCAACGCTCGGTGGTGCCTTCACCATTCTACCATCCCTTCCTTTGCTTTACCTCATGAATGTTGGTACCTATTCTCCATTATTTGTTGAAAAATTCACCTGTTGCATTGTGCTCAGGCCAGAGCCCCGtctaatataaatatattcctttggcgccatcttgtggcaactTTGTGCCAGGGACTTCTCCTTTGCTTTACCTCACCTATTCTGCATTATTTGTTGAAAAATTCACCTGTTGCATTGTGCTCAGGCCAGAGCCCCGtctaatataaatatattcctttggcgccatcttgtggcaactTTGTGCCAGGGACTTCTCTTCGATTGAATTTTGTTATGCTTTTCAAAGGTGCAGTTTGGGTTTGTATTTGCTTCTGTGACTTTGAGTGTCCCTGACTCTGTGCCAGGCAACTCATGTTCCTCAAGGCAGCAAAAAGTGATGTAATGGGGGCAAAGTCTTTGTTTGTTACAATCGGCGCCTTTCTTCTCTCAtcactctctttttttttttttttgttctttaccCTTGGTTGATCCTTGATCTAGCTTTCAGGACAACAAAGACAATCACTACCCTGATCCAACAAGCTTGACAGGCTCCATCTATCTTgacatcttcttttttttaaggcacTTTATAGTTGCACCTTTCGCCGTGAGTAATGGCATCGTATAAAACCGCTTTTTAAAAGTggcttttcaatcattttgtcAAGCAAGAAAACATAAAGTACTCTCGTTACGGTATCTGATGGGACAGCACCTGAGggagaatgaaaacaaaaagcatgcATCAATGTCCAGCTCATTCTGTTGTTTTAATAGACTGTCTAGCCTGCAGTCAAACTCCTCGTCGTTTTTATTTGACGGACCCAAGTGCCAGAACATTGAACTCATTCAATTAACGTAATGTGAGATTATGCCAGAGAGAGGCAGATGAAGAGACTGGTAATGAATAAAATCCATTCTAAATCATCTGCATTCGCAAATCAATCTGCTCTGCCCTGAGATTTTGCCGGGGATTCCTTTAATCAATTCCATTACAATAGACGTACGTATTCAAAGACTATTTTGCGTCACGACTAATCACACATCTTTGGAGTGGTCCAGGATTTTTAAATTAGTCATCATGAATTTTCACACTTTAAATGTACTCTAGATACGCCATAATTATTCATCGCCGGCatctttttcacatttcataTTCTCATTGCcagtcattctttttttcacccccaattgttattattattattattattattattattattttgattagGAACAATAAAGAAACATTCTTGGAAATAATCTTGACTACACTTAAAggtaattttaaaaaagtatatatttactgtatatataagatataaatAATCTTGACTACACTTAaaggtaatttaaaaaaataaaaaatatatatatcctaTAAATAAAGAGATACTGTACAATGGCAATTAGTGGTGTGTATACTTTTACTACGCATACACTAAATTCAGTATTGCATctcatttttccaaaaatatcgAGCTACTTTTTCGAAAAGCTTTGTATCATCAGTTTGAGTCCATAATGCGGTTGTCACTTGTTCAAAATATCACCCACAATGTTCTTGTGTGATGATGACTGCTGGATATCTCACCTAAAAGCTACAAGGACATCTGTTGTTGGCGACATCATTGTGAACCTGTCGGAGGGATTCGTAGATATAATTGCGATCCAAGTTACATTTTTTAGTTTGCGCCATTTGTTTTACATAGAAAGGATATTCGATGAACAGGTTTTACAATTTTCCGGCTCTATCACTCCCCATGTTTTGGGAGCTGTTATTCGTCCTCCCACCTGcttcacccacacacacagactggcACGCACACATTGAAGATAGACTCGTTGTCGCTCGCTGAGGCACATGATGGCCCAGAGGGAGAACTtctgatgaaaagaaaaagaaccactttttttttttaatcataccCTGCTGTGTTCTCTTCTCATACCGATTTTCAGTACTTGCATCCAATTGCCACCATGGCAGATGGTTTATTAGTGCATTTAAAGGTCGATTAGAGACAAAAGCAATATCATATATATTTAACTCCCCTTGGCTCTTTTGTTGTCTTCACTAAATAGTTACTTTGTGCGCACAATAAAGAAACAATTTATATTTAACATAATGTCCCTTTTACATGTGCGTGTAGAGATCGTGAGAGCCATGAGTCATGTGATCAACCAGGGCATGTCCATGTACTGGGGAACATCACGGTGGTCTGCCATGGAGATCATGGTGAGTTTTTTGGCGCAAAAGCAATTTTAGTATAATGTTGCACATGCATAGGATTCATTTTTAACGATTTAATTCCTTTCTGGTTTATTTAGGAGGCTTACTCAGTGGCCAGGCAATTCAATCTCATTCCACCAGTCTGTGAACAGGCTGAGTATCATTTTTTCCAGAGGGAAAAAGTGGAAACACAGCTGCCGGAGCTCTACCATAAAATcggtagatttggctttaatTATCTTCCCTTGAAATCCTTCATATTTTTCACCTCGACCTATTTATTGTTTCATCACAGGTGTCGGTGTGGTCTCATGGTCCCCTTTGGCCTGCGGCATCATCACTGGCAAATATGACAATGGGGTGCCCGAGTCCTCCAGGGCCTCCATGAAGGTACAGGTTGAACTTCATTTTGACCACCAGCCTTGTTCCCAAACAACGGGTACAAGCATCTAATGCCGTTTAGTGTGAGTTATCCTAatctgcttttttcttttaaatctcATTTTGAAGCCATACCAGTGGTTAAGGGAGAAAATAATGAGTGAGGATGGAAGAAAACAGCAAGCCAAGCTGAAAGAGTTGGCTCATATAGCGGAGAAGCTTGGTTGTACGTTACCCCAACTTGCTATCGGTGAGCgacttcattatttttaagaaCTCTAAACTTTATCTTCCAAAAGTGCAATCCCTGCAATCTTTGTGTTTGCAAAATCAAAAGTCTCCCGCTGCTTTGATTTCCCTCACATGATTTAATCAAGTTGATCCATCTGTCCTTTTCAGCATGGTGTCTGAGGAATGAGGGTGTGAGCTCAGTACTGTTGGGATCCTCCAATCCAAACCAATTAACAGAGAATCTCGGAGCCATTCAGGTTAATTTAAAATCTCTATTAATTCCAGTGGAAtcttcaaaattcaaaaaccattcaattcaaaattatttttccaggTGAGTGTTGTCAGTGTTTGATCACATATTAAAGCAATGCTGTGTGAACTCTAGGTGATTCCAAAGATGACAGCGGGCATCGCCTCAGAAGTGGATCACATACTGGGGAATCGCCCACACAGCAAAAAAGACTACCACCATTAGGACAACCTGACAGTCTCTGGAAAGTGTATCAAAGATCACACATATAGCCATGGCACAACAACTAGTGCCCAACTTTGCTTGTGTGGCCCTGTGTGTGACTGTGTAAGATGTTCTGCTTGGTTCCTCAGCCACTTGTTATCATAAAATGAGATCCTCAGCAAAGAATGCATGCTTACATACAACCATGGCAGCGGGCAGATGCGAGGGAGAAGATCCAACGTGATCATTTATTGAATTATCCTTCTGTTCCCAATCTATGTGCACAAAGTCAAGAATGGAGAATAATGCAATAAATTCTGTAtgatgtgaagaaaatcaagcAGCATCATTGCTGTGCAGTGAATACCTTAACGTTAAGTTGCATTTGGTTTTTTAAGACAGAATTTTGCCTCGCTAAATGTTTAGGAGGTGTTGGCAACATGTAAGCTGTGTAATTGAGCCTGGCCTCAGCAGACTGgatgctactttttttttttttttttgcatctcaaGCTGAAGTGTCAGTGTGATAAATTGTCCCTGTATAGGATGAACTGAGCTCAGCTAAtatattttccaaaacaacTGTGCTGTTACTGATTGTAATGTGTTTTAAACAGTTTCAACCATCctccaaacattttgttttaccttaacatgtttttatttcaactctTGTGGTTAAACATTGTCAGGGTTGTCATGATGATGAATCGGAGAGGGGAGCTTTTAAAGCCATATAGGCCCTAGCtaatgaaaacacacattaCATACACACGCTGCGCTCCAAGCAGTTTCTTCCAGAAGCCATTTTACTAAATGGctctttgttttgctctgtTCATGTGTATTTTTGGCGTGATTCATCAGCGTTGTACATAGAAATAAAGAGATTATAACTAacttgtgctgtttttttttttaaagggacaaaattgttttaaatttatGATGGAAACCACTGATTCGAACCTTAACGGAAACAGCCGTTGTTTTATgatcaattttttatttatttacaggaCTTTTTATACGgctatatttgttttttaaagtttattcaataaaaatgaatgggcAGTGGCGCTTTCAACTTAAAAACAAAGGCGGGGCTTCTGCTTAGTTGATCCAATAAACGTTTCCTATTTCAAAACGTGACATTTGACTGGCTCCcagtagtgatgtgcattcctgTTtaaggtgaactgaatctttagaatcaattcactcaaaagattcgttcaaacgactCATTCAATGAATCCCTccccccctacacacacacacacgcacacacacgcactgatACGGCTTTTTTTATATCCAGTCgaaacaacccatacacatcaaatACAACTACGTtcctttgaacgaatcgttcactcacgagccaacactagctCCCAGACACTTCCGTATGGTTCATCTGTTCAGGCGGTGGTCAAGCCCGCGAGAttcaaaaattgaaaaagaaaagaaattgtaGTGAGTTTAAGAATACGATGTTTTGATTCAAAAATTTCCCGTGCGTGGCTTCgacgtctaaaaaaaaaaaaaaaaaaaagaccggtTCCGTATTCTGCTGTCCGAAACACAACTTTATAGTGCGATTAATAGACAGCATGCTAACCTAGCTAAGCTAATAACACAGGGGAGTTAGCGTTTCCTTGTCGACTATCGTCAACAAACCACGGCGTCCGTTGTATGCCTCAAGAGCATCTGATTTGATTAGGTAAGTCTTACACCAAACGtaaacatttattcattttcaaaaatgaaattcaatcTTTCCAAGTTAGTCATTCAGCTCTCTCGGGTCCCTTATTGCAGCTGGAGAACCCACAACAACAATGTCGCTTGCCACGCAGTCCTGTTTTGAAGCCACACGTCACTTCGTGGAAAAAGGAGCAACTATTTGCGTCGTACCCGATCTCTCCTCAGACCTGCTGGAGAACGAGTTCGACTTGAACAGGTCCTACCCCTGTGCGCAAAGACCACTACAGATaagaaacatgttggaattgCAGCGACGTTACTATTACTCGTCCCCAGGTAAGAGATCACCTGAGATGAcctacattttcaaattcaatttctgcttccatgaaattgttttaattCACTCCCAATATTCTATCCTCTTAATTTCTTAATGTATCCTTGGCTGCTTTGATTCTTGTACATGTTGATGTTCAagttttgtaacattttgtgACCTTTGTGCTTCAATGACAGCTAAAAAGCCCCAATCGTCCTGCGTGCATTCTGATTCGGACACATCTTTTGACGCCTTACCACGCTCCCCAACAATACCAGAGACAGAAGATAACCTTTATGGGGAGCTTGTTGCTACAGATTTTGGGATGCCTGTCTTGCCATTTGCACTCGATCCAGACAAAGTGCTTCTGACTGTAGATCACAAAAGCAGAGAGGTACCGTTCTCACAGTGACTCCCAAATTCTGCTGTCGTACATTTGTAAGactttatttatccatttatttCAAGATTTTATCAGCCAATGAACAGGCTTACAGACTGTTTGAGTGCACCCCGGAGGAGTTGAATGGAAGAAACTTGATGTGCATTTTGAAGAAAACCACTCAAGTCTTGGAAGAAGCATTGCCTGAGGACTGTCTGCTAATGGATGGCAGTGTGGCATCTGTATCTGGGAAAGTGGTATGTTGCCCACTGCCGACCCATCCTAGCGCCTTGACCTTAACCGCAGCCGACTACTTGTCTTCTATGATTATTGTGAAATCTGTTTTGGTGGCGAAATGAATCACCTCCATTGTCTTGCTCTTCTCGCAGATTGATGTTGTGACAATGTCTGGCGACATGCCAATGTTGGTGTGTACCCAACGAGTGTCACAGAATGAAGACCATCTCCTTGTCAAGATGGTGAAAGTGGAACGGATTTCCGCTACTCTGACTTTTTCTCAAGATGTAAGTGAATTTGATTATTAGGTTTGCCACTGCtctgataaaaaaagaaatatatatatatattttaaaaaaatttgtttttttttaattggagcagattaaaaaatatatatattttttcatcctTCAGGGCAATATTCTTACCTGTGACTCAGCATTTGCTCATCTCCATGGATACCACCATCCCGAAGACTTAAAAGGACTTTCTGTTATGGAGCTAATCCCCTCTTTACAAATCCCCCTGCACTGTCAGGCATTGCCCAAAGTAAGCACACTTGACTTCAACACTGGAAAGGAAAGCTGTGTCTCACATTTGGATGTTAGATCagcctttttttgctttccatAGACGCTGAGGGTTCAGAGAGTGTGTGGTAAAGGTAGAGAGGGCGCATTAGTGCCGCTCTGTGTAAAGCTTCAGGGGGCGGTACAGTGCGCAAGACCCCAGCAACAACGCAGCGGGATGAGCCTCGCATGCTCTACACAGAGCCTTTGCAGAGAAGATGCATACAAGGCGGAAGACTTGCAACCTGAAAATTGTCAGCAGTCTGGTATATTGTTCACAATCATCTTTTACTGTCAGCGCACGTTGCTGCTTAAGCATTAAGCATAAAGAATATCCAACAAATTGGTCAGTCAGATATCTGAGTCAACTTTCAAGTAATGATGCTCAACTTTTGAGGTGATATGGGAATGAAAGTAGTTGAAATTTAATGCACAAAATATTCCGAATAATTGATATTGTGCACTCCTTGAAAGTTTTGACTTGtcttgcatattttttttttttaggagttGACACAGGCACCAAGGAAGACAGCAGGGTCCTTACCCCCAGCCCCACACTGGAATACAATGGAACCATCTGGGCCTTTGCCCCAGTGAgcagcctcctcctcctgcaagCTGACGGCTCAATCTGCAGCATCCACAATCAACAGGCTCTCAGTCTGTTTGGCTACAGCAAAAACCAGTTGCTGGGAAAGGTTGGCCAATGAGAGCGGATGTGATATCTTTTGTCAAGCCTCGTTTGTCACCACCGCGCTCGCTCTGTCGTCAACAGTGTGTCACTTTCCTCATGCCCGGTTTCTATGAATGGATGTCCGATTCGGTCAGAAAGATCAGTCCTTTCCCGGAGTCACAAACAGAGGCTGTCAAAAGTATAGCCAAATCTGGTGAGCATGTCACGCACACATCCCTTTTAACgatcaaaaatatataagcGTGGGCAAAGTGGTCCGTATACATCCCTACTTAAGATCCTTTTCGTTTGTTCTCCGCAGTTGTTTTTCcctgaaatgtatttattcttttttgggTCCACTAACAAAACATGATTATCTGGCTCGTCTGtctttttgtaaaacaaacaaaaatcaatattaaATGTTTGTACGTTTTACTCATTGTTCCGTTGACGTCAGTTATCGACCCATCCTCGCTGGTGGCTGGAGACATGGCCATGGTGCAGGAGGCCTGCCGAGGAAGATCCTCCACGGGGAGAGGCCGAATCTTTACCGGGAACTGCACCAGGCTTGACAAACGAGGAAGCGCTCTGTCCACGCTGACTTCTCCTGCTGTCTCTTCCACACGCGTGTTTAAGTAAGTCAATTAGACGCCAGTCAGTTAGTGAAGTAGTCtgcttttgaactttttttttttgtttaattagtAATAGACAATAGTGCGTTGTGATTTTTGTAGACGTTTTGGTTTGATCAGTAATTCAGCATAGGAGTGCAAAAACTCCTTTCTGTTGCAAACTGAACATGCCTTGTAAAGCAATGCCTCACTGGAAGTCTTGCGCCATCTGGTGGACAAAAGTCGAgtccaatttatttatatagccttGAATTAAAAAGAGTCAAATGGCTTCACAGGCCCATAGTTAACAAATATTCATGTTCTAACAAGAGGGTAAGGAACAACTCAAAAACACCCTATGGAAGGAAACAAGGAGAAACTTTGAGAAGGGATGACAGAGGAAGCGGGGAATACTGAGTGGGTAACATGTAACACATAATGTAGACCTAGAACAGCTGGGAGtccatttaataataataataaaaataaaaaaagcacagcaggAAGACACCGCTAGAGAACGACAGTTACTGTGATGTAAGATGTTCTTTCGACAGTGCTAATGACACTGAAGAGCTGTTGAAGCAGGCAGCCCAGGTGGTTGCTGCAACTAGCCGCTCTTCAGAGATAGGCGATACCACTGAGGCTCTCCTGAAGACTTTTGCCTGGGTGGAGCATCCAGAGGGAGACACCACCTGCATGGTTCCCACAGAGCAACCAAGAGCTAAGCATGAAGAACTGATCctggaaaatgacatcattgccGGTATTAGCTAACATCCTGCTTTGCTCCTTATAATCACCGCTACActaaaaaatatgcaaattatAGATGATTTCCTCCCCACCCCCCATCGTCTTCAGGCAGTCCTACTCAGAACGGACATGCTTTTGGAATTGGAGGTGTCAAGACTCTTGGTGTGGCCAAAGACAAACGCTCATGTACATCCGTACTGCAAGATTCCAGCTTTGaagtcatttcaatggggagcAGGTATGGATCTCACATTCACTacagatattttttattttttttttgtgatcgACTTGCTCCTGTTTGTCAGGTCTTCGTCTGGCTTTTGCGAAAAGCTTCCTGGCCATGGTGGCTCTGATCCATGCCGGGCAGATATGAGCTGTTTCCTGGACATTAACAGCAACGGCGACCTGGTGACTCGAGCGCTGGCCGACTTGGATCTGAGCAGTGCTGTGCTTATCAGCCTCCAAGGGGCCAGTGAGGAAAACCAACACTCCATGACTTCTTGTGACACAGACGACCTTCTGCGCACACCCTCTCCTTGCGAGTTAGACCCGGAAGATCGCCCCGCCAACGCCAATAAGGAGACCAAGAGTCGCTCCACTGAAGAGCAGTTGGAGAACCAGGCTGGGCCAGATCAGTGGCACGCTCTCTCGTGCGTTCACAAAGAAAGCGGCCAGGAATTCTGCTTGAACGGTAATAATGGTGAGGTTCCAACAAAGGACCATCCTGCCACGTCCACACCAAAGAAGCAGAAAAGGCAAGAGGGTGCCCTCAAGTCAGATGACCCGCCGATACTGGAAGGACGATTTGAAGGAAGTGCTTACCACAGAGATGGCACAAGAGTGGGTAAGTCTGCATTCGACTCAATTCAACGAACGCCTAATGGTTAATAATCTCTCCCAGAGGTGCAGTGTGACGTGGTGAGAGCTGACCTCGCCgatggaaaacaaatgttctGCGTGTGGATGAGAAAGCCAGGCCAGCATTGGTCAATGTCGCAAAGCCGGCTCGACAAATCAGCAGCCAGTCTCGGACAGGTCAGTTGGgaggaaaaccaaacaaaaccaCAATTCAAGGAATGAATCTGTATGTATGATTTTCTTGCTGCAGAGGATTGGAGAGGCGTGTCACGGTGAGGCTCTGCGTTCCACCCTGGACCTCGA
This region includes:
- the kcnab1b gene encoding voltage-gated potassium channel subunit beta-1 is translated as MQVSFACTDHGLKAPRNGEHSKQNTTSPNTTSQARARFRTVALIARSLGSFTHRYHHNLKESTAKLTGMKYRNLGKSGLRVSCLGLGTWVTFGGQISDEVAEQLMTIAYESGVNLFDTAEVYSGGKAEIILGNIIRKKCWRRSSLVITTKLYWGGKAETERGLNRKHIIEGLKGSLQRMQLEYVDVVFANRPDNNTPMEEIVRAMSHVINQGMSMYWGTSRWSAMEIMEAYSVARQFNLIPPVCEQAEYHFFQREKVETQLPELYHKIGVGVVSWSPLACGIITGKYDNGVPESSRASMKPYQWLREKIMSEDGRKQQAKLKELAHIAEKLGCTLPQLAIAWCLRNEGVSSVLLGSSNPNQLTENLGAIQVIPKMTAGIASEVDHILGNRPHSKKDYHH